One genomic region from Bacteroidales bacterium WCE2008 encodes:
- a CDS encoding transcriptional regulator, TetR family translates to MEHNLTEKKIIAEARRIFMQKGFESTKMDDIAKACNINRPGLNYYFRTKEKLFEAIYKQAVGTALPSLEKILNSGKGLEAVTRGVVEIYMRIIRENPSVPYFLLNECTKDPDRLSVFIKNLGMDIYVRSMENFRKEGKIRDVPLQALLLYFYSLIMIPPIANKFIGNVIDEKETITEQQWTDFVSEKIYEFLKP, encoded by the coding sequence ATGGAGCACAACCTCACAGAGAAAAAGATCATCGCTGAAGCCCGCCGCATCTTCATGCAGAAAGGCTTCGAATCCACCAAAATGGACGATATCGCCAAAGCCTGCAACATCAACCGCCCGGGCCTCAACTATTACTTCCGCACAAAAGAAAAACTCTTCGAAGCGATCTACAAGCAGGCGGTAGGCACCGCCCTCCCGAGCCTCGAAAAGATACTCAATAGCGGAAAGGGCCTCGAAGCGGTCACCAGAGGCGTGGTCGAGATCTACATGAGGATAATCCGCGAGAATCCCTCAGTCCCCTACTTCTTGCTGAACGAATGCACCAAAGACCCCGACCGTCTCAGTGTCTTCATCAAGAACCTCGGTATGGACATCTATGTGAGAAGCATGGAGAACTTCCGCAAGGAAGGAAAAATCCGTGACGTGCCCCTCCAGGCCCTCCTCCTGTACTTCTACTCCCTTATAATGATCCCGCCCATCGCCAACAAATTCATCGGCAACGTCATCGACGAAAAGGAGACGATCACCGAGCAGCAATGGACAGACTTCGTATCGGAGAAGATCTACGAATTTCTAAAACCATAA
- a CDS encoding 7-cyano-7-deazaguanine reductase, with product MAEGRELEGLHALGKKTEYRQDYAPEVLETFVNKHQDNDYWVRFNCPEFTSLCPITGQPDFAEIRISYVPDVRMVESKSLKLYLFSFRNHGDFHEDCVNKIMKDLIKLMEPKYIEVTGLFTPRGGISIFPYANYGRPGTKWEKLAEQRLATHE from the coding sequence ATGGCAGAAGGAAGAGAACTGGAAGGGCTCCATGCCCTCGGAAAAAAGACGGAATACCGTCAGGATTATGCTCCGGAAGTGCTCGAGACCTTCGTCAACAAGCACCAGGACAACGATTACTGGGTAAGGTTCAACTGCCCGGAGTTCACATCCCTGTGCCCTATCACGGGCCAGCCTGACTTCGCCGAAATCAGGATCAGCTATGTTCCGGATGTCCGCATGGTTGAGAGCAAGAGCCTTAAGCTCTACCTCTTCAGTTTCCGCAACCACGGAGACTTCCACGAGGACTGCGTCAACAAGATCATGAAGGACTTGATCAAGCTCATGGAGCCTAAGTACATCGAGGTGACGGGGTTGTTTACCCCTCGCGGCGGCATCTCAATCTTCCCGTACGCCAACTACGGCCGTCCGGGCACCAAATGGGAAAAGCTCGCCGAGCAGCGCCTCGCCACTCACGAATAA
- a CDS encoding Putative Mn2+ efflux pump MntP: MDELLRAVLIGISLCADSFAVSLCSSTASGRIDDKRLIWITLIFSTIQAAFFAAGWGVAHYFSVFISTKISNFELIAHIAGFVLLLYVSVSMFLEAVRKEENCLRMDSIKFMFIGAIATSIDAFATGASMGMDFLDWPGARSTIISVFTFTAISVLLGLNMGGALGSKFGRPAQIAGSIILLMIGINILL, encoded by the coding sequence ATGGACGAACTTTTACGTGCCGTTTTGATCGGCATCTCGCTCTGCGCGGACAGTTTCGCAGTTTCGCTCTGCTCGAGCACCGCGTCAGGAAGAATAGACGACAAAAGACTAATCTGGATTACACTCATATTTTCGACAATACAGGCAGCCTTCTTCGCAGCGGGCTGGGGTGTTGCCCACTATTTCAGCGTATTCATCTCGACCAAGATATCCAACTTCGAGCTTATCGCCCACATCGCAGGCTTCGTGCTTCTGCTTTATGTTTCCGTCTCGATGTTCCTCGAGGCCGTCCGCAAGGAGGAGAACTGCCTGAGGATGGATAGCATCAAGTTCATGTTCATTGGCGCGATCGCCACGAGCATCGATGCATTCGCGACAGGAGCCTCGATGGGAATGGATTTCCTTGACTGGCCCGGCGCCCGCTCGACCATCATCTCGGTCTTCACCTTCACGGCGATCTCGGTTCTCCTCGGCCTGAACATGGGAGGAGCTCTCGGTTCGAAGTTCGGCCGTCCGGCCCAGATCGCGGGCAGTATTATACTTCTGATGATCGGAATAAATATTCTGCTTTAG
- a CDS encoding glycerol-3-phosphate dehydrogenase (NAD(P)+), translating into MAIINIIGIGQMGSALAFVAAANGNRLRLTGTPVDREVIDACKATGKHPKLDKAFPADTEYYYSEQWEEAANGSDFVIAGVSSYGVDWFLNDILAKMDPSIPVLSAAKGLLDLEDGTLISYPEHWKNELRKIGIKRDIYALGGPGTAAEIIAQDHTHVAICGPDNDLLRMMKKALNTEWFHISLTHDDIGLESAVAIKNAFALGVAIAIGYAETTAPGDEHYNSQAAVFYQASKEMMLFLELQGAEKDSALIGIGDLYVTVAGARTRQIGILLGQGKTLEEAQKMLSGMTLESIVVVKRLTKALRRRAERGLVDMDKFPLLAYIDGVLEYGEYKDFPWDKFTFENI; encoded by the coding sequence ATGGCTATAATAAACATTATCGGAATCGGCCAGATGGGCTCGGCTCTCGCCTTCGTTGCAGCAGCAAACGGAAACAGGCTCAGACTGACAGGCACGCCGGTAGACCGGGAGGTCATCGATGCCTGCAAAGCCACCGGAAAGCATCCTAAACTGGATAAAGCATTCCCGGCCGATACCGAATATTACTACAGTGAGCAGTGGGAAGAGGCGGCGAACGGCTCGGATTTCGTGATCGCCGGCGTCTCTTCGTATGGCGTGGACTGGTTCCTCAATGACATTCTGGCAAAGATGGATCCGTCTATCCCCGTCCTCTCGGCAGCAAAAGGATTGCTCGACCTCGAAGACGGCACTCTTATCTCGTACCCGGAGCACTGGAAGAACGAGCTCCGCAAAATAGGAATCAAAAGAGACATATACGCCCTCGGCGGCCCCGGAACAGCGGCAGAGATCATTGCCCAGGACCATACCCATGTGGCAATCTGCGGCCCTGACAACGACCTTCTCAGGATGATGAAGAAGGCTCTGAACACCGAATGGTTCCATATATCCCTCACCCACGACGACATCGGACTGGAGAGCGCAGTGGCGATCAAGAATGCCTTCGCGCTGGGAGTGGCGATCGCCATCGGATATGCAGAGACGACCGCGCCGGGAGATGAACATTACAACTCCCAGGCAGCCGTATTCTACCAGGCGTCGAAAGAGATGATGCTGTTCCTCGAGCTCCAGGGAGCCGAGAAAGACAGCGCTCTGATCGGCATCGGCGATCTTTATGTCACCGTAGCCGGAGCCAGGACCCGCCAGATCGGAATCCTGCTCGGTCAGGGAAAGACCCTCGAAGAGGCCCAGAAGATGCTCAGCGGCATGACTCTCGAATCAATCGTAGTCGTCAAGAGGCTGACAAAGGCCCTGAGGCGCCGCGCCGAGAGAGGACTCGTTGACATGGACAAGTTCCCGCTTCTGGCATACATCGACGGAGTCCTGGAGTACGGCGAGTACAAGGACTTCCCTTGGGACAAGTTCACATTCGAGAATATTTAA
- a CDS encoding large subunit ribosomal protein L19 has translation MNYVKLVEQAFENEKVAKYPEFKAGDTLTVTYRIKEGDKERLQKFRGVVIQIKGAGANTKTFTIRKISSGVGVERIFPFQSPFIESIELNKVGKVRRARIFYLRNLAGKKARIQEKKYNFVKEETAE, from the coding sequence ATGAATTACGTTAAGTTAGTAGAACAGGCTTTCGAAAATGAGAAAGTCGCAAAGTACCCTGAATTCAAAGCCGGTGACACCCTCACCGTTACCTACAGAATCAAGGAAGGTGATAAGGAAAGACTCCAGAAATTCAGAGGAGTCGTTATCCAGATAAAGGGAGCAGGCGCCAACACAAAGACTTTTACAATTCGTAAAATCTCCAGCGGCGTAGGAGTTGAGAGGATCTTCCCATTCCAGTCTCCATTTATCGAGAGCATAGAGCTCAACAAAGTTGGTAAAGTGCGCAGAGCACGTATTTTCTACCTCAGGAACCTCGCTGGTAAGAAAGCAAGAATCCAGGAGAAGAAATACAACTTCGTAAAAGAAGAAACTGCAGAATAA
- a CDS encoding HicB family protein, with product MNNTSTISGKVQTAFRLDTELLRRLKARAKKENRSLNNYVETVLMDIVYDEPNEETLEALREVRSGKRLETLDPDHLKDIVDKL from the coding sequence ATGAACAATACATCTACTATTTCGGGAAAAGTTCAGACCGCGTTCCGTCTTGACACAGAGCTTTTGAGAAGACTAAAGGCTCGTGCAAAAAAAGAAAACCGCAGTCTGAACAATTACGTCGAGACCGTCCTCATGGACATCGTCTATGACGAACCGAACGAAGAGACCCTTGAGGCTCTCCGCGAAGTCCGCAGCGGCAAGCGCCTCGAGACCCTCGATCCCGACCATCTTAAAGATATTGTAGACAAATTGTAG
- a CDS encoding peptide chain release factor 1, giving the protein MAENSLLEKVLSLQERYGKLQEQLADPEVMSDMKKFVQLNKDYKELEPIIKAGLEYKKMVEELASAKDILINEKDDELKEMARAEIAEIEPKLPDMEQNIKLLLIPADPDDGKNAMIEIRGGTGGDEAAIFAGDLFRMYSKFAESRGWKLEVTDQAPGTSGGYKQIVFKLSSSTDGVYGIMKYESGVHRVQRVPQTETQGRIQTSAASVAVFPEAGEFDIELNMSDIRKDTFCSSGPGGQGVNTTYSAVRLTHIPSGIVVQCQEERSQLKNLDRAMEELRTRLYNMEHQKYLDEIASKRKTMVSTGDRSAKIRTYNYPQSRVTDHRINWTMYNLPVFMDGDIQECIDQLTIAENAERLKEAGEE; this is encoded by the coding sequence ATGGCAGAAAACTCACTTTTGGAGAAGGTTCTCAGCCTTCAGGAAAGATACGGAAAGCTTCAGGAGCAGCTCGCTGATCCCGAGGTAATGTCCGACATGAAGAAATTCGTCCAGCTCAACAAGGACTACAAGGAACTTGAGCCTATCATCAAGGCCGGACTGGAATATAAGAAAATGGTGGAAGAACTTGCTTCTGCCAAGGATATTCTCATAAACGAGAAAGACGACGAGCTCAAGGAGATGGCCCGCGCGGAGATCGCCGAGATTGAGCCTAAGCTGCCGGACATGGAGCAGAACATCAAGCTCCTCCTCATCCCTGCTGACCCGGACGACGGCAAGAACGCGATGATAGAGATCCGTGGCGGTACCGGCGGCGACGAGGCTGCCATCTTCGCAGGAGACCTCTTCAGGATGTATTCCAAGTTTGCGGAGAGCCGCGGCTGGAAGCTCGAGGTCACCGACCAGGCTCCAGGCACGTCCGGAGGATACAAGCAGATCGTGTTCAAGCTCTCAAGCAGCACCGACGGGGTCTATGGCATCATGAAATATGAGTCCGGAGTCCACCGCGTGCAGCGTGTCCCTCAGACCGAGACCCAGGGCAGGATCCAGACCTCAGCAGCGTCCGTTGCAGTATTCCCAGAGGCCGGAGAGTTCGACATCGAGCTCAACATGAGCGATATCCGCAAGGATACCTTCTGTTCTTCAGGACCTGGAGGCCAGGGCGTGAACACCACCTACTCGGCCGTCCGACTCACCCACATCCCTTCAGGAATCGTGGTACAGTGCCAGGAGGAGCGTTCCCAGCTCAAGAACCTCGACCGCGCCATGGAAGAGCTCCGAACCAGGCTCTACAACATGGAACACCAGAAATATCTCGACGAGATCGCATCAAAGCGTAAGACAATGGTTTCCACCGGAGACCGTTCCGCCAAGATCCGTACATACAACTATCCACAGTCCCGCGTTACCGACCACCGTATCAACTGGACCATGTACAACCTGCCTGTATTCATGGACGGAGACATCCAGGAATGCATCGACCAGCTGACGATCGCCGAGAACGCCGAGCGACTCAAAGAAGCAGGAGAAGAATAG
- a CDS encoding 3-hydroxyacyl-[acyl-carrier-protein] dehydratase: MTGFFSQTYETPAEGLVYGPEEIKAILPHREPMLLVEKMWLDEEEGIGHSEYTVKPDDFFVRGYAPDGRTVPFNILCEIMAQGCAIVVKDQLMQGLRPLFAGIEHIEFISPVHAGDKCECEGRLVGERAGICFAEVSLSVEGRLCCAGQIQLALVPAVN; this comes from the coding sequence ATGACAGGATTCTTTTCTCAAACTTACGAGACGCCAGCCGAAGGACTCGTATATGGCCCCGAAGAAATCAAGGCCATACTCCCGCACCGCGAGCCCATGCTCCTGGTAGAGAAGATGTGGCTCGACGAAGAAGAAGGAATCGGGCACTCCGAATATACCGTCAAGCCTGACGACTTCTTTGTCCGCGGCTATGCCCCCGACGGCCGTACCGTCCCGTTCAACATCCTTTGCGAAATCATGGCCCAAGGCTGCGCTATCGTAGTCAAGGACCAGCTGATGCAGGGACTGAGGCCCCTCTTCGCGGGCATCGAGCATATCGAGTTTATCAGTCCGGTCCATGCGGGCGACAAATGCGAGTGCGAGGGCCGTCTCGTCGGAGAGCGCGCCGGCATCTGCTTCGCCGAGGTTTCCCTCTCGGTCGAGGGAAGGCTCTGCTGCGCCGGCCAGATCCAGCTTGCTCTCGTTCCGGCTGTCAACTGA
- a CDS encoding molecular chaperone DnaJ, whose amino-acid sequence MAEKRDYYEILGVQKGASEDEIKSAYRKLALKWHPDKWVDGTDAEKKTAEEKFKEASEAYSVLSDKDKRAKYDQFGHAGVDGQAGFDFSGGFGNLNDILNDLFGGGFGGFGRGFGGFGFGSQGGAQQRTYRGRDIRKKVFLTLEEIATGVEKEVEIDRNETCPDCGGKGTKNASDVQTCPHCHGTGQEQRVVNSFFGQTVTYTTCSHCGGTGQIIKNPCRTCGGTGLVSRKVKIKVKIPAGVEDGMQLTIRGEGHKAKNGGVPGDLFILIQEEPHSRFLREGNNLFFTQTISVTDAILGTEVTIPCLDGSYKIKVEPGTQSGTVVRLRGRGLPSVSGYGHGTGDLYVKFLVWIPKKLSKSEKEALESMRSSDSFTPNPTREDKAIFDKMKENF is encoded by the coding sequence ATGGCAGAGAAAAGAGATTATTACGAGATACTGGGAGTCCAGAAGGGCGCTTCCGAAGACGAGATAAAATCCGCCTACAGGAAGCTCGCCCTGAAGTGGCATCCTGACAAATGGGTAGACGGCACAGACGCCGAGAAGAAGACCGCCGAGGAGAAATTCAAGGAGGCCTCCGAGGCATATTCCGTGCTCAGCGACAAAGACAAAAGGGCCAAATACGACCAGTTCGGCCACGCCGGAGTAGACGGCCAGGCAGGCTTCGACTTCAGCGGCGGATTCGGCAACCTCAACGACATCCTGAACGACCTCTTTGGAGGCGGATTCGGAGGCTTCGGCAGAGGATTCGGCGGATTCGGATTCGGCAGCCAGGGCGGTGCCCAGCAGAGGACATACCGCGGCCGCGACATCCGCAAGAAGGTCTTCCTCACTCTCGAGGAAATCGCTACCGGCGTCGAGAAAGAAGTCGAAATCGACAGGAACGAGACTTGTCCGGACTGCGGCGGAAAAGGCACGAAGAACGCTTCCGACGTCCAGACCTGCCCTCACTGCCACGGCACAGGTCAGGAACAGCGCGTAGTCAACAGCTTCTTCGGCCAGACAGTCACCTATACTACATGCTCCCACTGCGGCGGCACAGGTCAGATAATCAAGAACCCATGCCGCACCTGCGGCGGCACCGGCCTTGTATCCCGCAAAGTCAAGATCAAAGTCAAGATTCCTGCAGGAGTAGAAGACGGAATGCAGCTGACAATCCGCGGCGAAGGTCACAAAGCCAAAAACGGCGGAGTACCAGGCGATCTCTTCATACTGATCCAGGAAGAGCCCCACAGCAGATTCCTCAGAGAAGGGAACAACCTCTTCTTCACCCAGACAATCTCCGTCACCGACGCAATCCTCGGAACCGAAGTGACGATCCCATGTCTCGACGGTTCTTATAAGATAAAGGTAGAACCGGGAACCCAGTCCGGCACGGTCGTAAGACTCCGCGGACGCGGCCTCCCTTCAGTCAGCGGCTACGGTCATGGCACAGGCGATCTCTACGTCAAATTCCTCGTATGGATTCCTAAGAAACTCTCAAAGAGCGAGAAGGAAGCCCTCGAGTCAATGCGCTCCAGCGACTCCTTCACCCCGAACCCGACCCGCGAAGACAAGGCGATATTCGACAAAATGAAGGAAAATTTTTAA
- a CDS encoding ATP-dependent DNA helicase PcrA, with protein sequence MENKDNKILEGLDSQQRQAVSCTEGPVLIVAGAGSGKTRVLTSRIAYILSGGEDPSRILALTFTKKAAGEMKERIAVMVGERKARRLYMGTFHSVFIRFLREFADRIGYPSAFTIYDTGDSTSAIKRCIKELGLDDKVYKPKDVLARISMAKNNLVTAERYMGDTAAKTNDAHAKKPRICDIYMRYQGMMRAAGVMDFDDILLNMNILLRDCPEALESIRSRFDYIMVDEYQDTNFSQYLILKKLSEVHKNLCVVGDDSQSIYAFRGAKIENILNFRKDYPQSQIFRLEQNYRSTQTIVEAANTLISRNEGRIPKNCFSKGDPGDKIRLIQAYTEQEEAMLIASSIISTMQERHCEYQDFAILYRTNSQSRALEEALRKRNLPYIIYSGNSFFDRAEVKDMMAYFKLVVNVNDDESFRRVINTPARGIGDTSVEALSQAAKAAGCSLLKATYLENQVLEANGLRNAAIVKIRQFCDMIARFNERCAGEDAYKIASELSDAAGLYRFFKEDNSIESQSRASNIEELVNSVKGYVEDKHNEFVEELMTEGTVSDASEIPESDFPVETLGGFLEDISLLSAVDMGDDEDSNNKIALMTVHSAKGLEFPYVFVAGMEENLFPSGGMLASPQDIEEERRLFYVAMTRAKVAVQFSFAQTRMRNGKHESNSPSRFIREIDPKYIENPLRREVEVPFGVSGMSARGMAPQYGAGRQSSGGQFSGPSGRRFSGPSGVQYQRPISKPEPVHVPSNLKPVRSASAPAPRKEDPNFVPTPVLQLKEGMRIEHNKFGFGKILEISGPAADLKAKIRFDDYGEKILLLKYAKIRTI encoded by the coding sequence ATGGAGAATAAAGACAATAAGATTCTTGAGGGGCTTGACAGTCAGCAGAGGCAGGCTGTCAGCTGCACGGAAGGACCGGTGCTCATAGTCGCCGGTGCGGGGTCGGGAAAGACAAGAGTACTCACAAGCAGAATAGCTTACATATTGTCCGGCGGAGAAGATCCGTCCCGGATACTGGCGCTTACCTTCACGAAGAAGGCCGCCGGCGAGATGAAAGAAAGAATTGCGGTGATGGTGGGGGAGAGAAAGGCCCGCAGGCTTTACATGGGGACTTTCCACTCGGTATTCATCCGCTTCCTCCGCGAGTTCGCCGACCGCATCGGCTATCCGTCGGCGTTTACCATCTATGACACGGGCGACTCGACCAGCGCCATCAAGCGCTGCATCAAGGAACTCGGCCTCGACGACAAGGTCTACAAGCCGAAGGACGTGCTCGCCAGAATATCGATGGCCAAGAACAATCTGGTGACGGCCGAGCGCTACATGGGTGACACGGCCGCCAAGACCAACGACGCCCACGCTAAGAAACCCCGCATCTGCGACATCTACATGCGCTACCAGGGGATGATGCGCGCCGCCGGGGTCATGGACTTCGACGATATTCTGTTGAACATGAACATACTGCTGCGCGACTGTCCGGAGGCTCTGGAGTCGATCCGCAGCCGGTTCGACTATATCATGGTCGACGAGTACCAGGATACCAACTTCTCCCAGTATCTGATCCTGAAGAAACTGAGCGAGGTCCACAAGAATCTCTGCGTCGTGGGCGACGATTCACAGTCGATCTACGCCTTCCGCGGCGCCAAGATCGAGAACATACTGAACTTCCGCAAGGATTACCCGCAGAGCCAGATCTTCCGTCTGGAGCAGAACTATCGTTCGACGCAGACTATCGTCGAGGCGGCCAACACCCTGATTTCCAGGAATGAGGGCCGAATCCCGAAGAACTGCTTCTCCAAAGGGGATCCGGGCGACAAGATAAGGCTGATCCAGGCCTACACCGAACAGGAAGAGGCTATGCTCATAGCTTCGTCGATCATATCCACAATGCAGGAGCGCCACTGCGAGTACCAGGATTTCGCGATACTCTACCGCACCAACTCTCAGTCCCGCGCTCTCGAGGAGGCCCTCCGCAAGAGGAATCTCCCGTACATAATATACTCCGGCAACTCCTTCTTCGACCGGGCCGAGGTCAAGGACATGATGGCTTACTTCAAGCTGGTCGTCAACGTCAACGACGACGAGTCTTTCCGCAGGGTCATAAATACGCCGGCCCGAGGGATCGGCGACACTTCGGTAGAGGCGCTTTCCCAGGCCGCGAAGGCAGCCGGCTGTTCGCTGCTGAAAGCTACATATCTGGAGAATCAGGTTCTGGAGGCCAATGGGCTCAGGAATGCCGCGATAGTCAAGATCCGCCAGTTCTGCGACATGATCGCAAGATTCAATGAACGCTGCGCCGGCGAGGATGCATATAAAATTGCTTCGGAGCTTTCCGACGCTGCCGGACTCTACCGTTTCTTCAAGGAGGATAATTCTATCGAGAGCCAGTCCAGGGCTTCGAACATAGAGGAACTCGTCAACAGTGTCAAGGGCTATGTCGAGGATAAGCATAACGAGTTCGTGGAGGAGCTTATGACCGAGGGTACGGTATCCGATGCTTCGGAGATTCCGGAGTCGGATTTCCCGGTCGAGACTCTTGGCGGATTCCTGGAGGATATCTCTCTTCTGAGTGCCGTTGACATGGGCGATGACGAAGATTCCAACAATAAGATTGCCTTGATGACGGTGCATTCGGCCAAGGGACTGGAGTTCCCTTATGTTTTCGTGGCCGGAATGGAGGAGAATCTTTTCCCGTCGGGAGGAATGCTGGCGTCGCCGCAGGACATCGAGGAGGAAAGGCGGCTGTTCTACGTTGCCATGACCAGGGCCAAAGTGGCGGTGCAGTTCTCGTTTGCGCAGACGCGCATGAGGAACGGAAAACATGAGTCCAACAGTCCGAGCCGGTTCATCCGGGAGATCGATCCGAAGTATATCGAGAATCCACTGCGCCGGGAGGTCGAGGTGCCGTTCGGTGTCTCGGGAATGTCTGCCAGGGGAATGGCTCCTCAGTATGGGGCCGGACGGCAGTCGTCGGGAGGTCAGTTCTCCGGGCCTTCGGGAAGGCGGTTTTCCGGCCCGTCGGGCGTGCAGTACCAGAGACCGATTTCCAAGCCAGAGCCGGTTCATGTGCCGTCCAATCTGAAGCCGGTCCGCTCCGCTTCTGCGCCGGCTCCAAGGAAGGAGGATCCGAACTTCGTACCTACTCCGGTGCTCCAGCTGAAAGAGGGAATGCGTATCGAGCATAATAAATTCGGCTTCGGGAAGATACTTGAGATTTCCGGCCCTGCTGCCGACCTCAAGGCGAAAATCCGCTTCGATGATTACGGAGAAAAAATTCTTCTTCTTAAATACGCGAAAATCAGGACGATATAG
- a CDS encoding molecular chaperone GrpE yields MAKNMAKNKEELKDEKKEEKKEEKKDRIAELEAEAKKLSDQIAEEKNSYLKLMAEFETFRRRTAEEKLALVGSASAETIKGLLPVLDDCERAMELLAQSSDEAAKEGTSLIYNKLMAYLKTRGLEKIEAKGAKFDTDFHEAVAQIPVPEEDKKGLVYDVVQTGYLLNGNVLRFAKVVVGI; encoded by the coding sequence ATGGCAAAAAATATGGCAAAGAACAAAGAAGAGCTGAAAGACGAGAAGAAAGAGGAAAAGAAGGAAGAAAAGAAAGACCGTATCGCCGAACTCGAAGCAGAAGCCAAGAAACTCAGCGACCAGATAGCTGAAGAAAAGAACAGCTATCTTAAGCTCATGGCAGAATTCGAGACCTTCCGCCGTAGGACCGCCGAAGAAAAGCTCGCGCTTGTCGGCTCCGCATCAGCAGAGACGATCAAAGGGCTGCTGCCGGTTCTCGACGACTGCGAAAGGGCCATGGAACTTCTCGCCCAGTCCAGCGACGAGGCAGCCAAAGAGGGCACATCCCTTATATATAACAAGCTTATGGCATACCTCAAGACCCGCGGTCTGGAAAAGATCGAGGCTAAAGGTGCTAAGTTCGACACCGATTTCCACGAAGCGGTAGCCCAGATCCCCGTCCCTGAAGAAGATAAGAAAGGGCTGGTCTATGACGTCGTCCAGACAGGATACCTCCTCAACGGCAACGTGCTCCGTTTCGCTAAAGTAGTGGTAGGGATTTAA
- a CDS encoding mRNA interferase YafQ: MWEIRYSSKFKKDLKRYRNQPQKIEKLEIVLKDLRDTGTVQAAYRPHMLAGNYIGCMECHIEGDFLLIWIDEQEHTISLVRLGSHSELFK, from the coding sequence ATGTGGGAGATACGATATTCCTCAAAATTCAAGAAAGACCTGAAGAGATATCGGAACCAACCTCAGAAAATAGAAAAACTGGAAATCGTCCTGAAAGATTTAAGGGATACAGGTACCGTCCAGGCAGCTTATAGACCACATATGCTGGCAGGCAATTATATAGGATGCATGGAATGCCATATCGAGGGAGATTTTCTGCTTATATGGATAGACGAACAAGAACACACGATATCGTTGGTCCGTCTGGGATCGCATTCCGAACTTTTCAAATAA
- a CDS encoding XTP/dITP diphosphohydrolase: MMHTKEEKLAGIGRLLDIMDKLRTGCPWNGAQTIDTLRPLTLEEVFELSDAVLQKNDADLEKELGDLLLHVVFYAKIAEEEGKYDIGDIAEKECEKMVFRHPHVFSDGFEADAKSVAENWELRKRKENGGQRHILDGVPKSAPGVLKAMQMQRKARDVGFDWEEKSQVWDKVKEEMGEYQAELEAMDAAAGDKERAAAFDRAEEEMGDFMFAVINAARLYGIDPEVALSRTCEKFRRRFTYLEDHTIKEGRLLSDMTLAEMDAIWDEGKRKGL; this comes from the coding sequence ATGATGCATACTAAAGAAGAAAAACTGGCCGGAATAGGCCGATTATTGGATATAATGGACAAGCTCAGGACAGGCTGTCCATGGAACGGCGCGCAGACCATAGACACTCTCCGTCCGCTTACTCTGGAAGAGGTTTTCGAACTCAGCGATGCCGTGCTGCAGAAGAATGATGCCGACCTTGAAAAAGAGCTCGGAGACCTGCTGCTGCATGTGGTGTTCTACGCGAAGATCGCCGAAGAGGAGGGAAAGTACGATATCGGGGATATCGCCGAGAAGGAGTGCGAAAAGATGGTCTTCAGGCATCCTCATGTGTTCTCTGACGGGTTCGAGGCTGACGCGAAGTCGGTGGCCGAGAACTGGGAGCTGCGCAAGCGCAAGGAGAACGGAGGCCAGAGGCATATTCTGGACGGAGTGCCGAAATCGGCTCCGGGAGTGCTCAAGGCCATGCAGATGCAGCGCAAGGCCCGTGACGTGGGGTTTGACTGGGAGGAGAAGAGCCAGGTCTGGGACAAGGTGAAGGAGGAGATGGGCGAGTACCAGGCGGAGCTCGAGGCCATGGATGCCGCGGCCGGCGACAAGGAAAGGGCCGCCGCATTCGACAGGGCCGAGGAAGAGATGGGCGATTTCATGTTCGCCGTCATCAATGCTGCGAGACTCTACGGGATCGACCCGGAGGTGGCGCTCAGCAGGACATGCGAGAAATTCCGCCGCCGGTTTACATATCTGGAGGACCATACGATCAAGGAGGGCCGGCTGCTGTCGGACATGACCCTCGCCGAGATGGACGCCATCTGGGACGAAGGAAAAAGAAAAGGACTCTGA